The genome window TGTCGAGATTCGTCATTTTCGGATGGCGTTTGGCGACAAAACGGTCATCCAGGACCTCAGTTTCGAGGTGCGATGCGGCGAGGTGTTTGGGTTTTTGGGCAGCAACGGCTCGGGAAAAACAACGACACTCAGGGCACTACTGGGACTATATGAACCGGCGGGTGGCGAGCTGCTGGTTGATGGCAAACCGTATACGGTTGAGGATAGCGTCAAGCTAGGCTACCTTCCGGAGGAGCGTGGCCTGTACAAAAAAGAAAAAGTTATCGACACCATGATTTATTTTGGCCGATTGAAAGGACTCAGCAAAGAAGAAGCTCGTACATTTTCCATGAACTATTTGGAGCGAGTTGGTTTGAGCGACAAGGCAAAGATTCGGCTGGACAAATTATCAGGCGGCCAGCAGCAAAAAATTCAGCTGGGCGTGACCATCATGGGCGACCCAGAACTGCTTATTTTGGACGAGCCGACTAAGGGTTTTGACCCAGTCAATCGCCGACTGCTAATGAACATCATTGAAGAGCGGCGCAAGGCTGGCGCAACGGTGATATTTGTCACCCACCAGATGGAAGAGGTCGAACGGCTATGTGATCGGCTGATTCTATTAAAAGACGGTCGAGCGGCGGCGTACGGTACGCTAGCAGAAGTGAAAAAGCAGTTCGGCGGCGCGTCAATGGATGATATTTTTGTGAAGGTTTACGGTGGCGAAAAGCAGGAGGTACGTCATGAGTAAAATGCATAATTTCGGGATGGTATTCAAATTTGAAGTGCTGCGTACCTTGAAGAAGCCAACCTTTTGGCTGATAGCGCTGGGTTTTCCGGTTATGATCGGATTGATTTTCGGTATTGTTCTTTGGTCAAATCAGGCGACTAAAGAGGCGGCCGATAAGCTTCAAGAACAAAAATTTAGCATTACTATGACAGATCATTCAAAGCTAATCAAGCCGGAAGTCGCGGCGGTGATGAAAGTCCAATCAGTTGACTCCGAAGCTGAAGGTATCGAAAAAGTCAAACGCCGTCAGACGGATGCTTACTTCTATATACCGAAGAATCTTGAGAAGGACACGATCAGGATATACGGCCAAGATACGGGGGTTTTTGAGAACAATAAGTACGAGGCGGTTGTCCGCACACTACTGAATCAGTCGGTTGATAGTAGGGTCACCGGATCGGAAGCGGCAGTGATCAAGCAGAAAATTAATTCGTCACTCAAGACCTATAAAGACGGTAAAGAAAGCGGCGGTGTGAACGAGATGATCGTGCCAGGGTTCTTCCTAGTGCTGTTTTACATGCTTGTTGCCTTCTTTGGTAATCAGATGCTGACGAGTACCGTCGAGGAGAAAGAAAACCGCACCGTCGAGATGCTGCTAACAACAGTGCAAGCCAAGACACTGATCGTTGGTAAGATCTGGGCGTTGATCGCTCTATCGCTGATTCAGGGGATGGTTATCGTTGTGCCGGTGTTAGCTGCCTACTTCGGATTTGGTTCGCAGCTACATTTGGCTAGCTTTGACCTGTCGCAAATTGTATTTGATCCGACAAGGATTGCTATTGCTGTCGCGTTATTCGGCGCGAGCTTTACCATGCTGACCGGTTTGTTGGTGGCTATGGGGGCAATGATGCCGACTGCCAAGGAGGCAGGTTCGTGGGTTGGTCTGGTGATGATATTGCTGTTTGGGCCGCTGTATGCCGCGTCAGTATTTGTCTCATACCCAGAGTCAACCTTCTCGATGGTCATGTCGTACTTCCCGCTTACGGCGCCGATTCCGCTGATGATTAGGAATACGGTTGGCAATTTGTCGCTCATTGAGGCCTTGATCGGCGTAGCGGTCTTGGTGGTGTCTGCGGCGTTGATTATGATGCTGGCGGTGCGGGTTTTCCGCTACGGCGCGATGTCATATGATAGCAAGTTATCTCTGTCAGCGTTGCGGATGAAGCGAAAAACTGGTAAAGTTTAGGGTATGAAAGTACGCATTGAAATAGACACCAAAACATTTGTGCGGTTTTGGCTGGTGGTTATCGGATTTGGGCTGGCGGGGCTGATGATTTATTCGGCGCGGGATGCGCTGATGGTGCTCGGGACGGCGTTGTTTCTGGCACTGGCACTGAACGCGCCGGTGCGTAAGTTGGCATCGTGGCTACCCGGCAAGAGTCGGCTGGGCGGGACGGCGTTGGCGTTTATGCTGCTGATCATCATCTTGACTAGTGTGATTTGGTTCGTGGTGCCGCCATTGGTGCAGCAATCGGCCAAGTTTGCCGAGACGCTGCCGGGGCTGGTCAATGGTGTTAACGAGCAGTGGCACGGGCTGAAGGGTTTCGTTGAGCAGAATGGCTTGCAGCCGCAGATTGATTCCCTGATGAATAATATCCGCGGCCAGGCATCCAGTTGGGCGGCGAGTTTTGGTGCGAATATTCTCGGTAGTATTGGCTCGCTGGCATCATTTTTGGCATCGGCCTTTCTGGTGCTGGTGCTGACGTTCTTGATGCTGCTCGAGGGCCAGGAATGGATGGAGCGGCTGTGGCGACTGTATCGGGATGAGCAGCGGCGCGACCATCACAAGGTGCTGGTTGGCAAGATTTATAACGTGGTGACTGGCTACATCGTCGGGCAGCTGACGGTGTCGGGAATCGGTTCGCTGTGTGCCGGGGCGTTTGTGTTTGGCATGAGCTGGTTCATTCCGGAGATCGCAGCCAACTTGGCGATGCCGACGATTCTGCTGGTGTTCCTACTCAGCCTGATCCCGATGTTTGGGGCGACGATCGCCGGTGTGGTGGTGGGACTGATGCTGATGCTCAATAGTGTGTCGGCGGGCGTCATCTATCTCATCTATTTCGTGATCTACCAGCAGATTGAGAATAATTTTATCGCGCCAGTTATTCAGGGCAAGAAAGTCGAGCTGTCGGCGCTGGCGATCTTGGCGGCGGTGACGGTCGGGCTGTATGTTGGCGGCTTGGTCGGTGGTGTGGTGGCCATTCCGATCGCTGGATCGCTCAAGGTGCTGATGGACGATTATCTGGCGCATAATCGTGAGCCGCAGGCGCCGCCTCGCCGCTCGCCGCTAAAAAAGGCGCTCAAAAAAGCCGCCAAGGAAGCCGGCTGAGTAAGCGGCCGAGAGATTATCGGTACGACCAAACTTGACCAGATGGGGTGTCGCGTAGGGCGATGCCCTTTTCGTCGAGTTGAGCGCGAATATCGTCGGCAGTCTGCCAGTTTTTGGCGCGGCGAGCTTGCTGACGCTCGAGGATGAGCCGCTTGACTTCATCATCAATATCTGGCGTGCCGTCCATCAGCCCTAGGCCCAGCACCTCGTCGATCACCTCGAGTAGTTGCAATAAACCGCCGCGGTGAATTTTCTCTAACGGCGCATGATCCAGCCGCGAAAATGCCTCGTCGATCAGCGCCAGGGCCCCCGGTGTATCCAAATTATCATTCAGCTTTTCAACCAGCGCCTGCCGCGCCGCCAGCAGCGACACCGTGCCTTCCTGCTCATCTTTCTCATCGTCATCATCTAGCGTGTCGTGCGTCTGGTGCCGCAGCGCCGCATAGCCGCGCCAATGGTCCAGCCGCGCCTGGGCCGCCTCCAAAATTTCCCAGGTGAAATTGCCCTCGGTTTGGTAATGCTTGCTGAGAATCGCTAGCTTGAAAGCCATCGGGCTGAAACCGCGGGCGGTGATATCAGTGAGGGTGATGATGTTGCCCAAGGATTTGCTCATCTTGCGGCCATCAACCTTGATGTGATTGTTGTGTAGCCATATTTGAGAGAATTGCCGCCTGGTCAAGCTCTCGCTCTGGGCAATTTCATTAGTGTGATGCACTGGAATATGGTCGATGCCGCCAGTGTGGATGTCAATTGAATCGCCCAGTGTCTCCCGGGCAATGGTCGAACATTCTAGGTGCCAACCCGGAAAACCGACGCCCCACGGGCTGTCCCACTCCATGTCACGCTTGGTGTTGGTCGGTGAAAATTTCCAGACGGCGAAGTCGGTGATGTTGCGCTTGCCCTCGACGCTGACCCGCGCGCCAGCCTCCAGTCCGGCTACGTCTAGTCGCGCTAATTTGCCGTAATCTGGCAGTCGCGACGTATCAAAATACATGCCGTCGCCATCAATTTTGTATAACAATCCCTTCTCATCTAGCCCGCGAGCAAAGTCAATTTGCTGCTGGATATAGTCCGTTGCCCGCACCAGATGGTCGGGTCGTACTAGTTTCAACACCTCGTAGGCCTCGTGCTCGGCGATGGCGATGTACTGCTCGGCGATATCCCAGGCAGTCTTCCCCTCGCGGCGTGCCCCCTTCTCCATCTTATCCTCGCCATTATCATCATCACTGGTCAAGTGTCCAACGTCGGTGATATTCTGCGTCCGAATAACCGAGATGTCCTGCCAGCGCAGCAACCGTACCAACACATCCCAATAAATATAGCCAACCCAATTGCCGATGTGCGGCTGCGAATACACCGTCAGCCCACAGGTATACATGCGAACCGTCCGTCCGTCGAGCGGCTGGAGTTTGTCTTTATGGCGAGTGAGGGTGTTGTGGAGCTTCATTACTCTTATTTTACAGGAAAAAGCAGAGATTGGCGAGCGACCTCGCTCCGCTGCAACTGGATGTTACCCCGTATCTCAGTCGTTATCTGGGTGGCTGTAAGATCTACCCGTGCCTATGGTATGATGATCCTAGGAAGTGTAAGGCGAGAAAGGTGATATATGGATACAACCTTGTTTCAGTACTGTCAAAAAATAGTGCTATTCAGTCAAGACGGCTCTGCCGTGCTGCTCGCTAGGCGCCGCGGGGAGGCTGATTATGATGGCGTGTTCTCGTTTATTGGCGGCAAGTTGGAGTCGACGGATGGCGGCCTGGTGAATGGTCTTCGGCGGGAGAAAAATGAGGAAATTGGCTCGGCTGCTAAAATTGCGGTGGTAACGAGTATCAGCGTTAATGAATATTTTGTCAAAACTAATGGACAGGCCATGGTGCTGCCGCATTATTATGCCCGGTTTATCGGCGGTGAAATTACGCTCAATGATGAGTATTCTGAGTATCGGTGGGTAAACCTACGTGAGTTAGATCAGTTTGAACCAAAGATTGAGACGGTCGCCCCTATGGTTGAGGCTGTCCAAAAAATTATGCGAGTTGCCACCGAGGCGGATTATCGAGAGATGTGACGCGTATCGGCTACTCTCCACGCCCTCCAATGCTGGCCTAGATTTACGGTATTTTCTGTATCGAGTTCGCTTTCGTCGTTTCCGACTCATCAGCATAGACATGCATCTATGGAGCGAACTGACAAGCAGAAGGTGGAGGAAAGTTAACTTTGCCCGCCAGTTCGTAAATGGTGTGTATTTATCAATCACCCCCCTTTGGTGTGATTACGAATGGTTTAGACAGGGTATGGACCTATTGGGATATTTCTGTCTGTTCCGTATGCTTTACGGTATGCCTCCTCAATCCACGCTGGGTCAGAGTCGTGGTGGACTCTTATGGTGTACCCGTTGAACTTGAAGGTGACGAGCACCTTCTCCTTTACTGCTGCGGTCCAGCCATTGGACCGCTCCAGCCGCTCAGCCAACTGGATGGCCATCCATGCCGCATCAAGAACAAGCGTTCTTGATTTGACGATGAGTTCAACTGCTACGATACAGTAGTCGTCTGTCATAATGTTCTTCCTCCCCACCCGAGCGGATGCTCATGTGAAAAACACTGGTCGACACTCGGATGGGTCGACTCGAGATGGGGTGTTTTGGTGCTTCTTATGATACACCACGACATCCCACCTCAAATCGAAACTTTCTCTGCTTGTCAAACTACACTTTCGGACAAGGATGTACTCAACTCGTCAACAAAAGCTGATATATATATCACTAATAGAATAAAATGTCAATGGATTTTGTCAAAAATGTGGTATTATATGCCTTTTTCAGCGTTTTTGGCCTGTTTGTAGGCCTTGGTGACCGGTGCCAGGCCGCGGGCGACGCGTTCGCGGTTGGCTTTTAGCTGCTTTTCGTCGCGGAAAGATAGTTTAATTGGTGTGCCAGCAAAGTTGAAGGCTTCGCGTAAAGTTCGCTCCAGGTAGCGTTTGTAGCTCCAGTGGACGAATTTGAGGTTGCTGCCGTAGATGACGAACCATGGCGGAGCTGTGTCGGTCTGGACGATGTAGCGGAGCTTTGGATGCGAGTTCTTCAGGCCGGCTGGCGGATGAGCGGCGACGGCTTTTTGTAAGAGGTCGTTGAGGACGCGGGTCTTGCATTCTTGGCGGCGGCGCTTATAAATATCGAGGGCTAGGTCGAACAATTTGGCGACGTTTTGACCGGTAACTGATGAAGTGAAAATCAGCGGTGCGTAGGGCGTGAATTTGAAATGATAGCTAATTTGCGGCGCTAGCTCGTCACGGGTGTAGGCGTCTTTACCTTCGACGGAGTCCCATTTGCTGACGACCAGGACTAGACCTTTGCCTGCTTCGTCGATGATGCCTGCCAGGCGTTGGTCTAGTCCGACGTTCAATTCGTTGACATCCATCAGCAGGAAGCAGATGTCGGCTTCGTTGATGGCCTGCATGGTGCGCAGGACGGAGAACTTTTCGATGCCAGTTTCTTGTTTGCCCTGGCGGCGGATGCCGGCGGTGTCGAGTAGTTCGATGGTCTGGCTGTGGTAGCGGACTTGGACGCGGTTGACGTCGCGGGTGGTGCCGGCGACGTTGGCGACGATGGCTTGCTGCTTGCCTGCTAGGGTGTTGAATAAGTTGCTTTTGCCGACATTTGGCCTGCCAATCAAGGCGACACGGATGATGTCGTCTGGCGTGGTTTGAGTGGCTGGCGGGATGAGATCGGCAATGTTGTCAAGTAGCTCAGAGATGCCGATGTTGTGCTCGGCAGAGGTTTTGATGATGGTTTTGATGCCGAGACGCTTGAATTCGTCGGTGTGGAGTGAGCCTTTGAGGTCGGCTTTATTGGCGATGAGGAGGACGGGTTTGCCGCTTTTGAGGGCTTTTTTGGCCAGTTGGCGGTCAGCATCTGATGGGTAGACGGTGGAGTCGACCATAACGAGGATGACGTCGGCCGCGGCGGAGGCGTCAGCGATTTGGTCTTGGATGGTGGCTTCGAATTCGTCTTCAGCGGGTTTGAGGCCGGCGGTGTCGATGAGCCAGAATTCAGCTTGGCTTGCCTCATCAGGAGATGAGGCGCGGCGTTTATATGAGACTTTGCCAACGACGTTATCGCGGGTGGTGCCGGCTTCGCGGGCGACGATGGCGGTGCGGGCGCGCGTCAAGCGATTGAACAATGAACTTTTGCCAACGTTAGCTTGGCCGATGATGGCGACGGTAGGTAATTTATGAGACATAATTACGCCTATTATACCAGAGGCTTGGGGTTTTGGCGAGGATGAGCGTTATGAGGCTTAATTACTATTTGTTGGGGTGGTTGTCGCTTCAATGCTTGGTACAGGACTAGTTGGTGTTGGCGAAGTGTAACCGCATTCAGGGCTGTTAGGGATGGCGGTGATGCTGCCTGTTCTTGAATTAGCGTTGTAATATCGATACAACAGCGTAGGTCCATTGCAGGCTTTTGCTATATGTGAGTAAGCACTCAATTCCCCTTCCTCGCAGTCGTCGCCACCAGCACAGCCTTTATCAACAATCTTCCAATCAAGATCGGGGTTGCCTCTTGAATCTGTCTTCGTGTCAGCCGCAGGGCTTCCCTGCTCTTGTGCTGTACTGGTTACTTCCGTCTTTTCTTTTGGTGCGCAGCATCCTGACATAAATAGTGCAGTGGTGGCCACAGCACCAAGTACTGCTCCCGCTTTTTGCCATAATGATTCGTTGCCACTATTTGGAAATTCTGATGTATTGCTCACGACTACTCCTTTGTACGCTCTGTATTTATGATATAGATTATACAATTTGTGTGAGGCTATAGCAAACTAATTCGTTAGAATTCCCTGCGCTTACTGGTGGCCGTGGGCAATGTGTAAACATACATAATAGGGGCACGGGGTTTTGGCGAAAGACAATGAAAATAGCCCACCGAATGAGCTCAAACCAGAACTGGATATGTCTCAACCCAGGAAATGCAAATGATGCATCTCAACCAGTTTGAGGTCAGTTCGGTGAGCTATTTTCGGTGGGCGTTAGCCCTATCTCTTTGAAGCCTCCTTTCTCTTGATGTCGAAGAGACTCAGCATCGTGATCACCCCCGCAGGGGCGATCACGATGACGATGTAGATCGTCATCGCAATGATGAATCCCCATCCTCTTGCCCAGGTGGCGAGGAGTAGCGGGAATAGTGTGGCCGCGAACCAAAAGAGGATCCCCGCTCCCCGGAATCTCAATTCGTCGGTGACGGTGCAGACCGCGGCCGTTGCCGCGATGGTCGCCCCCACAAGGAGGATCGCGATCATAATGATCATCGGCGCAAACTGATTCACAATCTTTCCTTTCGGTAGAAGAAAAAGCTCAAAGCTAAAGGGCGACTTCCCGCTCTTTATCGAAAACTTTGAGCTGAAAGCTGATATATATATCACTAATAGAATAAAATGTCAATGGATTTTGTCAAAAATGTGGTATAATATGCCTTTTCGGCGTTTTTGGCCTGGGTTAATCGGTGAACGGTTGCTTAACGAATTCCCCGCGTTTGATGTCGCCGAGGCTGTAATTACCAAAATCTGTCCGGTGGAGTTTGGTGACGGTGTAGCCGAGGGCGGCGAAGGTGCGGCGGATTTGGCGGTTGCGGCCTTCGCTCATCTGGACGATCCAGCGATGGTCGTCGCCCTCGTGCTGGCGTTCGAGCGTTAATTGGCTGGGTCCGTCAGGTAGCTGCACGCCAAAGTCATTGATCATTTGCCGGTGGAGCGGCTGGAGCGGTTGGTCGAGCGTGACCAGATAGCGCTTTATTTTATAAAACGACGGATGTGTCATTTGATGGGCAAAATCCCCGTCGTTGGTGAGGAGGATGAGGCCCGAACTGTCTTTGTCCAGGCGACCGACGGGTTTCAAGTGATGGAGGCTGGTCGGTAATAATTCGTAAATAGTCGGTACGCCGCCCTGAGAGGCGCGTGAACAGAGGTAGCCGACGGGTTTGTGGAGGAGGATGAGTTGGTGGGTTTGAGCGGTGAGTGGTTTGTTGCCGTAGCGAATGATGTCGGTTGTAGTGATGCGTTGACCCAGCTTGGCGGGCTGGTCATTCACCGTGACCTTGCCCTGCTCGATCAGCTCGTCAGCCTGGCGGCGCGACACACCAAGCGCCAGCGCCACGAATTTGTTGAGGCGCTGGGCGGATGAATCGGTAGAATCGGATGTTTGCGTTGGTGTCGTCATACTAGGAGGCTACCGGTGGCTGCGGCGGAAAGGCGTTGGTCGGCGGCTGGGGTGTCGCTGGCTGTGCTGTGGGCGATGGCTCACCTTTAGGGGTTGAGGTCTGCTCTGGCTCGGACGCTGGAGCTGGGTCGGTCGGCATCGGTGCTGGGGTGGGCAGGACGAATGGCGTATCATCATTTTGTGGTTGTGATGATGCCGTGTTGGCGAGCTCGGCATTGATCGCGGTACCGGTATCAAGTGGCTGGTCATCGGCTGGCGTCGGCAGCGGCTCGAGTGCATCAAGCGTCAGGTCGCCGTGCGGCTCGGTCATAGCATCAGGCGTCGGCAGCGTGAAGTCGTTTGAATCTGGCGCTGGCTGTGATGAGGCCTGCATAGACTCGAGTTGGTCGCTGAGCTCCTGTTCCATCATCTTGGACATGTCTGGCTGTGGCTCTTGGCTCAGTGGCTGGATCACCCGCTCACCACCATGGCTGGTCGGCTGCGGCGATGGTGATGAGACTGGCGCTGTTGGCTCTGGCAGGGCGTCGGCCGGTGGCGTTGGTGCTGGCTCAGGGGACGGCGCTGGGTCAGAGACCGGAGGTTGCTCTACCTCGGGTGCTGGAGTTGGCGCTGGGTCGGCTGGCGTCACTGGTTCTGTGGTGGCCGGCTCGGCGGTTTGCTCAGTC of Candidatus Nanosynbacter lyticus contains these proteins:
- a CDS encoding AI-2E family transporter — protein: MKVRIEIDTKTFVRFWLVVIGFGLAGLMIYSARDALMVLGTALFLALALNAPVRKLASWLPGKSRLGGTALAFMLLIIILTSVIWFVVPPLVQQSAKFAETLPGLVNGVNEQWHGLKGFVEQNGLQPQIDSLMNNIRGQASSWAASFGANILGSIGSLASFLASAFLVLVLTFLMLLEGQEWMERLWRLYRDEQRRDHHKVLVGKIYNVVTGYIVGQLTVSGIGSLCAGAFVFGMSWFIPEIAANLAMPTILLVFLLSLIPMFGATIAGVVVGLMLMLNSVSAGVIYLIYFVIYQQIENNFIAPVIQGKKVELSALAILAAVTVGLYVGGLVGGVVAIPIAGSLKVLMDDYLAHNREPQAPPRRSPLKKALKKAAKEAG
- the der gene encoding ribosome biogenesis GTPase Der; the encoded protein is MSHKLPTVAIIGQANVGKSSLFNRLTRARTAIVAREAGTTRDNVVGKVSYKRRASSPDEASQAEFWLIDTAGLKPAEDEFEATIQDQIADASAAADVILVMVDSTVYPSDADRQLAKKALKSGKPVLLIANKADLKGSLHTDEFKRLGIKTIIKTSAEHNIGISELLDNIADLIPPATQTTPDDIIRVALIGRPNVGKSNLFNTLAGKQQAIVANVAGTTRDVNRVQVRYHSQTIELLDTAGIRRQGKQETGIEKFSVLRTMQAINEADICFLLMDVNELNVGLDQRLAGIIDEAGKGLVLVVSKWDSVEGKDAYTRDELAPQISYHFKFTPYAPLIFTSSVTGQNVAKLFDLALDIYKRRRQECKTRVLNDLLQKAVAAHPPAGLKNSHPKLRYIVQTDTAPPWFVIYGSNLKFVHWSYKRYLERTLREAFNFAGTPIKLSFRDEKQLKANRERVARGLAPVTKAYKQAKNAEKGI
- a CDS encoding ABC transporter permease, which gives rise to MVFKFEVLRTLKKPTFWLIALGFPVMIGLIFGIVLWSNQATKEAADKLQEQKFSITMTDHSKLIKPEVAAVMKVQSVDSEAEGIEKVKRRQTDAYFYIPKNLEKDTIRIYGQDTGVFENNKYEAVVRTLLNQSVDSRVTGSEAAVIKQKINSSLKTYKDGKESGGVNEMIVPGFFLVLFYMLVAFFGNQMLTSTVEEKENRTVEMLLTTVQAKTLIVGKIWALIALSLIQGMVIVVPVLAAYFGFGSQLHLASFDLSQIVFDPTRIAIAVALFGASFTMLTGLLVAMGAMMPTAKEAGSWVGLVMILLFGPLYAASVFVSYPESTFSMVMSYFPLTAPIPLMIRNTVGNLSLIEALIGVAVLVVSAALIMMLAVRVFRYGAMSYDSKLSLSALRMKRKTGKV
- a CDS encoding pseudouridine synthase, translating into MTTPTQTSDSTDSSAQRLNKFVALALGVSRRQADELIEQGKVTVNDQPAKLGQRITTTDIIRYGNKPLTAQTHQLILLHKPVGYLCSRASQGGVPTIYELLPTSLHHLKPVGRLDKDSSGLILLTNDGDFAHQMTHPSFYKIKRYLVTLDQPLQPLHRQMINDFGVQLPDGPSQLTLERQHEGDDHRWIVQMSEGRNRQIRRTFAALGYTVTKLHRTDFGNYSLGDIKRGEFVKQPFTD
- the cysS gene encoding cysteine--tRNA ligase; amino-acid sequence: MKLHNTLTRHKDKLQPLDGRTVRMYTCGLTVYSQPHIGNWVGYIYWDVLVRLLRWQDISVIRTQNITDVGHLTSDDDNGEDKMEKGARREGKTAWDIAEQYIAIAEHEAYEVLKLVRPDHLVRATDYIQQQIDFARGLDEKGLLYKIDGDGMYFDTSRLPDYGKLARLDVAGLEAGARVSVEGKRNITDFAVWKFSPTNTKRDMEWDSPWGVGFPGWHLECSTIARETLGDSIDIHTGGIDHIPVHHTNEIAQSESLTRRQFSQIWLHNNHIKVDGRKMSKSLGNIITLTDITARGFSPMAFKLAILSKHYQTEGNFTWEILEAAQARLDHWRGYAALRHQTHDTLDDDDEKDEQEGTVSLLAARQALVEKLNDNLDTPGALALIDEAFSRLDHAPLEKIHRGGLLQLLEVIDEVLGLGLMDGTPDIDDEVKRLILERQQARRAKNWQTADDIRAQLDEKGIALRDTPSGQVWSYR
- a CDS encoding NUDIX hydrolase, which encodes MDTTLFQYCQKIVLFSQDGSAVLLARRRGEADYDGVFSFIGGKLESTDGGLVNGLRREKNEEIGSAAKIAVVTSISVNEYFVKTNGQAMVLPHYYARFIGGEITLNDEYSEYRWVNLRELDQFEPKIETVAPMVEAVQKIMRVATEADYREM
- a CDS encoding ABC transporter ATP-binding protein, producing MAFGDKTVIQDLSFEVRCGEVFGFLGSNGSGKTTTLRALLGLYEPAGGELLVDGKPYTVEDSVKLGYLPEERGLYKKEKVIDTMIYFGRLKGLSKEEARTFSMNYLERVGLSDKAKIRLDKLSGGQQQKIQLGVTIMGDPELLILDEPTKGFDPVNRRLLMNIIEERRKAGATVIFVTHQMEEVERLCDRLILLKDGRAAAYGTLAEVKKQFGGASMDDIFVKVYGGEKQEVRHE